A genomic region of Ficedula albicollis isolate OC2 chromosome 12, FicAlb1.5, whole genome shotgun sequence contains the following coding sequences:
- the LOC101811208 gene encoding interleukin-17 receptor C isoform X3, which translates to MHPLGQLLLVLVLGSVGGRGDPRDSLACSQGLTCRLLDTDVLCGTEPPGPRHGLALARLRLEPALRCTEPTACVPCLEARVRLALPPATSAGSRLSAQPGTSGTEDSGDGSLTATEATLSQPNVTGLLLLSGHAYASSRCVAVEVWAPLSPTLRGRTVGWVIFQCFEAPLGSELRISAYMNSRGRQRLSQQQRVPVPRLQVSPGEKEVVVQVQGAAVGHSYTLRLYNNHSHGTSGPGRAVTMQSSPMNYVLPVDEVLPCLCLQVWPEIQDPLRATLCPFSHDAEAWERLWAQSRLVLHVEGQLLLCSLAAPCDLPAELVPCWQPVPSGPCQLLPGLQQPARGQVPQEFGGLRPHPNLCVQVWSGGLVRLTQCLRDRALPGRPDDLLLLEHGGNASLCAMERGACTPLASFTSTGAGHPGLLEQDLQQDVAGGQCQQLWHPSNSTGIVLWACPLHKYLRTHWALVWMGVLLGAACLLLLLLMKKEDMKGWLKSLRAGYGSKGPLQGGRALLVHAAEPVAERAACALMAALHSLGLTVVAAPGGGSGVAALGPLPWLHAQHHRALRDSDTIILLLSPAAVAAAHQWDTGARAVPESGAAESSLGPRCSPDPDDVPSVAPCEVFAAALSCAMPVLAAANGHYVVAWLEALVPAVPPALQAAPAFALPSEMEGFLKALAGPARQRGQGLEPYVAAVADALQRAGLERTEHEGFGGGNTAWEEEKLSKYQHSETRLLEVLEGVCAPSDFTCHQLLERSEEHVEQWWFHERQQHPDFFQWLCVDRLMLCCPPGTYGPDCRPCAGGPRQPCSGNGQCDGDGTRRGTGLCVCSPGYGGPFCAECGDGYYEASRNKSHLVCAECYQACGRCTGPEDSSCLRCKRGWVLHEHRCIDIDECGTEMAHCRANQYCVNTEGSYECRDCSTACIGCMGAGPARCKKCNKGYWRDGAKCLDVDECASAEEPVCTGVQEVCENTEGSYRCVCAQGHIRRDGQCVEDKPPDAPEKGFFDDVTDDEVVVLQQMFFGVMICALATLAAKGDMVFTAIFIGAVAAMAGYWLSDRSDRVLDGFMKGR; encoded by the exons ATGCACCcactggggcagctcctgctggtgctggtgctggggtcGGTGGGTGGCCGTGGGGACCCCCGCGACAGCCTCGCCTGCTCCCAG ggCCTCACCTGCCGCCTTTTGG ACACCGATGTGCTGTGCGGGACAGAGCCCCCGGGGCCCAGGCACGGGCTGGCCCTGGCTCGTCTGCGGCTGGAGCCGGCCCTGCGCTGCACCGAGCCCACGGCCTGCGTGCCCTGCCTGGAGGCACGCGTGCGCCTGGCCTTGCCACCTGCCACCAGCGCCGGGTCCCGCCTCTCCGCGCAGCCTGGCACCTCTGGGACAGAGGATAGCGGTGATGGGTCACTCACAGCGACTGAGGCCACCTTATCCCAGCCCAACGTTActgggctgctgcttctctccgGGCACGCGTACGCCTCGTCCCGCTGTGTGGCCGTGGAGGTCTGGGCACCCTTGAGCCCCACGCTGCGTGGCCGAACCGTG GGTTGGGTGATCTTCCAGTGCTTCGAGGCGCCGCTGGGCTCTGAACTCCGCATCTCGGCATACATGAACTCCCGGGGCCGGCAgaggctgagccagcagcagcggGTGCCAG tgcccaggctgcaggtcTCCCCGGGGGAGAAGGAGGTGGTTGTGCAGGTGCAGGGGGCTGCAGTAGGGCACAGCTACACACTCCGGCTCTACAACAACCATAGCCATGGCACCAGTGGGCCAGGGCGTGCGGTGACCATG CAGAGCAGTCCCATGAACTATGTCTTGCCTGTCGATgaggtgctgccctgcctctgcctgcag GTCTGGCCGGAAATCCAAGACCCACTACGGGCCACCCTGTGCCCCTTCTCTCATG atgctgagGCCTGGGAACGCCTGTGGGCACAGAGCCGGCTGGTCCTGCACGTcgaggggcagctgctgctctgctccctcgCAGCCCCCTGCGACCTCCCGGCTGAGCTGgtgccctgctggcagccagtGCCCTCCGGGCCCTGCCAACTCCTCCCTGgcctgcagcagcctgccagGGGGCAG GTGCCCCAAGAGTTCGGAGGGCTGCGGCCACACCCAAACCTCTGCGTGCAG GTGTGGAGCGGTGGGCTGGTCCGGCTGACCCAGTGCCTTCGGGACC GAGCGCTGCCCGGCCGCCCCGAtgacctcctgctgctggagcacggGGGGAATGCCTCACTGTGTGCCATGGAGCGGGGTGCCTGCACACCCCTTGCCAGCTTCACCAGCACG ggagcagggcaccctgggctgctggagcaggatctGCAGCAGGACGTGGCAggggggcagtgccagcag CTGTGGCACCCATCGAACAGCACTGGGATTGTGCTCTGGGCCTGTCCCCTGCACAAGT accTGCGTACCCACTGGGCACTGGTATGGatgggggtgctgctgggggccGCCTGtctccttctgctgctcttgaTGAAGAAGGAGGACATGAAAG gatgGCTGAAATCCCTGAGGGCTGGCTATGGCTCCAAGG GTCCACTGCAAGGTGGGCGGGCCCTGCTGGTGCATGCAGCAGAACCAGTGGCGGAGCGGGCGGCGTGTGCCTTGATGGCAGCTCTGCACTCACTGGGACTGACAGTGGTGGCAGCACCGGGGGGTGGCAGCGGGGTGGCAGCTTTGGGGccactgccctggctgcacGCCCAGCACCACAGGGCACTGCGTGACAGTGACaccatcatcctcctcctgtcCCCGGCAGCCGTGGCTGCTGCACACCAGTGGGACACtggggccagggctgtgccagagtCCGGGGCCGCTGAAAGCAGCCTTGGGCCCCGGTGCAGCCCTGACCCTGATGATGTCCCCAGTGTGGCACCCTGCGAGgtgtttgcagcagctctgtcctgtgcCATGCCAGTGCTGGCGGCGGCCAATGGGCACTACGTGGTGGCCTGGCTGGAGGCCCTGGTGCCggcagtgcccccagccct gcaggcagcccctgccttcGCACTGCCCAGCGAGATGGAGGGGTTCCTGAAGGCACTGGCAGGCCCAGCTCGGCAGAggggccaggggctggagccGTACGTGGCGGCGGTGGCCGATGCTCTGCAGCGGGCG GGCCTGGAGCGGACAGAGCATGAGGGCTTTGGTGGGGGTAACACAgcctgggaggaggagaaactGTCCAAGTACCAGCACAG TGAGACCCGtctgctggaggtgctggagggtgTTTGTGCGCCCTCAGACTTCACCTgccaccagctgctggagcGGAGTGAGGAGCACGTGGAGCAGTGGTGGTTCCATGA gcgGCAGCAGCACCCTGACTTTTTCCAGTGGCTGTGTGTGGACAGGCTGATGCTTTGCTGCCCACCCGGCACCTACGGCCCGGACTGCCGGC CCTGTGCCGGCGGGCCCCGGCAGCCCTGCAGTGGCAACGGGCAGTGCGATGGTGATGGCACACGCCGCGGCACCGGCCTCTGCGTCTGCAGCCCGGGCTATGGCGGCCCCTTCTGTGCCGAGTGCGGAGACGGCTACTATGAGGCCTCGCGGAACAAGAGCCATCTCGTGTGTGCTG AGTGCTACCAGGCATGCGGGCGCTGCACGGGGCCTGAGGACTCCAGCTGCCTTCGCTGCAAGAGGGGCTGGGTGCTGCATGAGCACCGCTGCATCG ACATAGATGAGTGTGGCACAGAGATGGCGCATTGCCGAGCCAACCAGTACTGCGTCAACACAGAGGGCTCCTACGAGTGCCGAG ACTGCTCCACGGCTTGCATCGGCTGCATGGGTGCTGGGCCAGCTCGCTGCAAGAAATGCAACAAGGGCTACTGGCGGGACGGAGCCAAGTGCCTAG ACGTGGATGAGTGTGCCAGCGCTGAGGAGCCAGTGTGCACAGGGGTGCAGGAGGTGTGTGAGAACACAGAGGGCAGCTACCGCTGTGTCTGTGCCCAAGGTCACATCCGCCGAGACGGGCAGTGCGTTGAGGACAAGCCCCCTG ATGCCCCAGAAAAGGGCTTCTTTGATGACGTGACTGATGACGAGGtggtggtgctgcagcagatgTTCTTTGGTGTGATGATCTGTGCCCTTGCCACGCTGGCTGCCAAGGGTGACATGGTCTTCACCGCCATCTTCATCGGCGCCGTGGCCGCCATGGCCGGCTACTGGCTCTCTGACCGCAGTGACCGTGTCCTCGATGGCTTCATGAAGGGCAGAtag
- the LOC101811208 gene encoding interleukin-17 receptor C isoform X1: protein MHPLGQLLLVLVLGSVGGRGDPRDSLACSQGLTCRLLDTDVLCGTEPPGPRHGLALARLRLEPALRCTEPTACVPCLEARVRLALPPATSAGSRLSAQPGTSGTEDSGDGSLTATEATLSQPNVTGLLLLSGHAYASSRCVAVEVWAPLSPTLRGRTVGWVIFQCFEAPLGSELRISAYMNSRGRQRLSQQQRVPDCSWPAAQAAVPQCQVPRLQVSPGEKEVVVQVQGAAVGHSYTLRLYNNHSHGTSGPGRAVTMQSSPMNYVLPVDEVLPCLCLQVWPEIQDPLRATLCPFSHDAEAWERLWAQSRLVLHVEGQLLLCSLAAPCDLPAELVPCWQPVPSGPCQLLPGLQQPARGQVPQEFGGLRPHPNLCVQVWSGGLVRLTQCLRDRALPGRPDDLLLLEHGGNASLCAMERGACTPLASFTSTGAGHPGLLEQDLQQDVAGGQCQQLWHPSNSTGIVLWACPLHKYLRTHWALVWMGVLLGAACLLLLLLMKKEDMKGWLKSLRAGYGSKGPLQGGRALLVHAAEPVAERAACALMAALHSLGLTVVAAPGGGSGVAALGPLPWLHAQHHRALRDSDTIILLLSPAAVAAAHQWDTGARAVPESGAAESSLGPRCSPDPDDVPSVAPCEVFAAALSCAMPVLAAANGHYVVAWLEALVPAVPPALQAAPAFALPSEMEGFLQALAGPARQRGQGLEPYVAAVADALQRAGLERTEHEGFGGGNTAWEEEKLSKYQHSETRLLEVLEGVCAPSDFTCHQLLERSEEHVEQWWFHERQQHPDFFQWLCVDRLMLCCPPGTYGPDCRPCAGGPRQPCSGNGQCDGDGTRRGTGLCVCSPGYGGPFCAECGDGYYEASRNKSHLVCAECYQACGRCTGPEDSSCLRCKRGWVLHEHRCIDIDECGTEMAHCRANQYCVNTEGSYECRDCSTACIGCMGAGPARCKKCNKGYWRDGAKCLDVDECASAEEPVCTGVQEVCENTEGSYRCVCAQGHIRRDGQCVEDKPPDAPEKGFFDDVTDDEVVVLQQMFFGVMICALATLAAKGDMVFTAIFIGAVAAMAGYWLSDRSDRVLDGFMKGR, encoded by the exons ATGCACCcactggggcagctcctgctggtgctggtgctggggtcGGTGGGTGGCCGTGGGGACCCCCGCGACAGCCTCGCCTGCTCCCAG ggCCTCACCTGCCGCCTTTTGG ACACCGATGTGCTGTGCGGGACAGAGCCCCCGGGGCCCAGGCACGGGCTGGCCCTGGCTCGTCTGCGGCTGGAGCCGGCCCTGCGCTGCACCGAGCCCACGGCCTGCGTGCCCTGCCTGGAGGCACGCGTGCGCCTGGCCTTGCCACCTGCCACCAGCGCCGGGTCCCGCCTCTCCGCGCAGCCTGGCACCTCTGGGACAGAGGATAGCGGTGATGGGTCACTCACAGCGACTGAGGCCACCTTATCCCAGCCCAACGTTActgggctgctgcttctctccgGGCACGCGTACGCCTCGTCCCGCTGTGTGGCCGTGGAGGTCTGGGCACCCTTGAGCCCCACGCTGCGTGGCCGAACCGTG GGTTGGGTGATCTTCCAGTGCTTCGAGGCGCCGCTGGGCTCTGAACTCCGCATCTCGGCATACATGAACTCCCGGGGCCGGCAgaggctgagccagcagcagcggGTGCCAG ACTGTTCATggcctgcagcacaggctgctgtcccccagTGCCAAG tgcccaggctgcaggtcTCCCCGGGGGAGAAGGAGGTGGTTGTGCAGGTGCAGGGGGCTGCAGTAGGGCACAGCTACACACTCCGGCTCTACAACAACCATAGCCATGGCACCAGTGGGCCAGGGCGTGCGGTGACCATG CAGAGCAGTCCCATGAACTATGTCTTGCCTGTCGATgaggtgctgccctgcctctgcctgcag GTCTGGCCGGAAATCCAAGACCCACTACGGGCCACCCTGTGCCCCTTCTCTCATG atgctgagGCCTGGGAACGCCTGTGGGCACAGAGCCGGCTGGTCCTGCACGTcgaggggcagctgctgctctgctccctcgCAGCCCCCTGCGACCTCCCGGCTGAGCTGgtgccctgctggcagccagtGCCCTCCGGGCCCTGCCAACTCCTCCCTGgcctgcagcagcctgccagGGGGCAG GTGCCCCAAGAGTTCGGAGGGCTGCGGCCACACCCAAACCTCTGCGTGCAG GTGTGGAGCGGTGGGCTGGTCCGGCTGACCCAGTGCCTTCGGGACC GAGCGCTGCCCGGCCGCCCCGAtgacctcctgctgctggagcacggGGGGAATGCCTCACTGTGTGCCATGGAGCGGGGTGCCTGCACACCCCTTGCCAGCTTCACCAGCACG ggagcagggcaccctgggctgctggagcaggatctGCAGCAGGACGTGGCAggggggcagtgccagcag CTGTGGCACCCATCGAACAGCACTGGGATTGTGCTCTGGGCCTGTCCCCTGCACAAGT accTGCGTACCCACTGGGCACTGGTATGGatgggggtgctgctgggggccGCCTGtctccttctgctgctcttgaTGAAGAAGGAGGACATGAAAG gatgGCTGAAATCCCTGAGGGCTGGCTATGGCTCCAAGG GTCCACTGCAAGGTGGGCGGGCCCTGCTGGTGCATGCAGCAGAACCAGTGGCGGAGCGGGCGGCGTGTGCCTTGATGGCAGCTCTGCACTCACTGGGACTGACAGTGGTGGCAGCACCGGGGGGTGGCAGCGGGGTGGCAGCTTTGGGGccactgccctggctgcacGCCCAGCACCACAGGGCACTGCGTGACAGTGACaccatcatcctcctcctgtcCCCGGCAGCCGTGGCTGCTGCACACCAGTGGGACACtggggccagggctgtgccagagtCCGGGGCCGCTGAAAGCAGCCTTGGGCCCCGGTGCAGCCCTGACCCTGATGATGTCCCCAGTGTGGCACCCTGCGAGgtgtttgcagcagctctgtcctgtgcCATGCCAGTGCTGGCGGCGGCCAATGGGCACTACGTGGTGGCCTGGCTGGAGGCCCTGGTGCCggcagtgcccccagccctgcaggcagcccctgccttcGCACTGCCCAGCGAGATGGAGGGGTtcctgcag GCACTGGCAGGCCCAGCTCGGCAGAggggccaggggctggagccGTACGTGGCGGCGGTGGCCGATGCTCTGCAGCGGGCG GGCCTGGAGCGGACAGAGCATGAGGGCTTTGGTGGGGGTAACACAgcctgggaggaggagaaactGTCCAAGTACCAGCACAG TGAGACCCGtctgctggaggtgctggagggtgTTTGTGCGCCCTCAGACTTCACCTgccaccagctgctggagcGGAGTGAGGAGCACGTGGAGCAGTGGTGGTTCCATGA gcgGCAGCAGCACCCTGACTTTTTCCAGTGGCTGTGTGTGGACAGGCTGATGCTTTGCTGCCCACCCGGCACCTACGGCCCGGACTGCCGGC CCTGTGCCGGCGGGCCCCGGCAGCCCTGCAGTGGCAACGGGCAGTGCGATGGTGATGGCACACGCCGCGGCACCGGCCTCTGCGTCTGCAGCCCGGGCTATGGCGGCCCCTTCTGTGCCGAGTGCGGAGACGGCTACTATGAGGCCTCGCGGAACAAGAGCCATCTCGTGTGTGCTG AGTGCTACCAGGCATGCGGGCGCTGCACGGGGCCTGAGGACTCCAGCTGCCTTCGCTGCAAGAGGGGCTGGGTGCTGCATGAGCACCGCTGCATCG ACATAGATGAGTGTGGCACAGAGATGGCGCATTGCCGAGCCAACCAGTACTGCGTCAACACAGAGGGCTCCTACGAGTGCCGAG ACTGCTCCACGGCTTGCATCGGCTGCATGGGTGCTGGGCCAGCTCGCTGCAAGAAATGCAACAAGGGCTACTGGCGGGACGGAGCCAAGTGCCTAG ACGTGGATGAGTGTGCCAGCGCTGAGGAGCCAGTGTGCACAGGGGTGCAGGAGGTGTGTGAGAACACAGAGGGCAGCTACCGCTGTGTCTGTGCCCAAGGTCACATCCGCCGAGACGGGCAGTGCGTTGAGGACAAGCCCCCTG ATGCCCCAGAAAAGGGCTTCTTTGATGACGTGACTGATGACGAGGtggtggtgctgcagcagatgTTCTTTGGTGTGATGATCTGTGCCCTTGCCACGCTGGCTGCCAAGGGTGACATGGTCTTCACCGCCATCTTCATCGGCGCCGTGGCCGCCATGGCCGGCTACTGGCTCTCTGACCGCAGTGACCGTGTCCTCGATGGCTTCATGAAGGGCAGAtag
- the LOC101811208 gene encoding interleukin-17 receptor C isoform X2: MHPLGQLLLVLVLGSVGGRGDPRDSLACSQGLTCRLLDTDVLCGTEPPGPRHGLALARLRLEPALRCTEPTACVPCLEARVRLALPPATSAGSRLSAQPGTSGTEDSGDGSLTATEATLSQPNVTGLLLLSGHAYASSRCVAVEVWAPLSPTLRGRTVGWVIFQCFEAPLGSELRISAYMNSRGRQRLSQQQRVPDCSWPAAQAAVPQCQVPRLQVSPGEKEVVVQVQGAAVGHSYTLRLYNNHSHGTSGPGRAVTMSSPMNYVLPVDEVLPCLCLQVWPEIQDPLRATLCPFSHDAEAWERLWAQSRLVLHVEGQLLLCSLAAPCDLPAELVPCWQPVPSGPCQLLPGLQQPARGQVPQEFGGLRPHPNLCVQVWSGGLVRLTQCLRDRALPGRPDDLLLLEHGGNASLCAMERGACTPLASFTSTGAGHPGLLEQDLQQDVAGGQCQQLWHPSNSTGIVLWACPLHKYLRTHWALVWMGVLLGAACLLLLLLMKKEDMKGWLKSLRAGYGSKGPLQGGRALLVHAAEPVAERAACALMAALHSLGLTVVAAPGGGSGVAALGPLPWLHAQHHRALRDSDTIILLLSPAAVAAAHQWDTGARAVPESGAAESSLGPRCSPDPDDVPSVAPCEVFAAALSCAMPVLAAANGHYVVAWLEALVPAVPPALQAAPAFALPSEMEGFLKALAGPARQRGQGLEPYVAAVADALQRAGLERTEHEGFGGGNTAWEEEKLSKYQHSETRLLEVLEGVCAPSDFTCHQLLERSEEHVEQWWFHERQQHPDFFQWLCVDRLMLCCPPGTYGPDCRPCAGGPRQPCSGNGQCDGDGTRRGTGLCVCSPGYGGPFCAECGDGYYEASRNKSHLVCAECYQACGRCTGPEDSSCLRCKRGWVLHEHRCIDIDECGTEMAHCRANQYCVNTEGSYECRDCSTACIGCMGAGPARCKKCNKGYWRDGAKCLDVDECASAEEPVCTGVQEVCENTEGSYRCVCAQGHIRRDGQCVEDKPPDAPEKGFFDDVTDDEVVVLQQMFFGVMICALATLAAKGDMVFTAIFIGAVAAMAGYWLSDRSDRVLDGFMKGR, encoded by the exons ATGCACCcactggggcagctcctgctggtgctggtgctggggtcGGTGGGTGGCCGTGGGGACCCCCGCGACAGCCTCGCCTGCTCCCAG ggCCTCACCTGCCGCCTTTTGG ACACCGATGTGCTGTGCGGGACAGAGCCCCCGGGGCCCAGGCACGGGCTGGCCCTGGCTCGTCTGCGGCTGGAGCCGGCCCTGCGCTGCACCGAGCCCACGGCCTGCGTGCCCTGCCTGGAGGCACGCGTGCGCCTGGCCTTGCCACCTGCCACCAGCGCCGGGTCCCGCCTCTCCGCGCAGCCTGGCACCTCTGGGACAGAGGATAGCGGTGATGGGTCACTCACAGCGACTGAGGCCACCTTATCCCAGCCCAACGTTActgggctgctgcttctctccgGGCACGCGTACGCCTCGTCCCGCTGTGTGGCCGTGGAGGTCTGGGCACCCTTGAGCCCCACGCTGCGTGGCCGAACCGTG GGTTGGGTGATCTTCCAGTGCTTCGAGGCGCCGCTGGGCTCTGAACTCCGCATCTCGGCATACATGAACTCCCGGGGCCGGCAgaggctgagccagcagcagcggGTGCCAG ACTGTTCATggcctgcagcacaggctgctgtcccccagTGCCAAG tgcccaggctgcaggtcTCCCCGGGGGAGAAGGAGGTGGTTGTGCAGGTGCAGGGGGCTGCAGTAGGGCACAGCTACACACTCCGGCTCTACAACAACCATAGCCATGGCACCAGTGGGCCAGGGCGTGCGGTGACCATG AGCAGTCCCATGAACTATGTCTTGCCTGTCGATgaggtgctgccctgcctctgcctgcag GTCTGGCCGGAAATCCAAGACCCACTACGGGCCACCCTGTGCCCCTTCTCTCATG atgctgagGCCTGGGAACGCCTGTGGGCACAGAGCCGGCTGGTCCTGCACGTcgaggggcagctgctgctctgctccctcgCAGCCCCCTGCGACCTCCCGGCTGAGCTGgtgccctgctggcagccagtGCCCTCCGGGCCCTGCCAACTCCTCCCTGgcctgcagcagcctgccagGGGGCAG GTGCCCCAAGAGTTCGGAGGGCTGCGGCCACACCCAAACCTCTGCGTGCAG GTGTGGAGCGGTGGGCTGGTCCGGCTGACCCAGTGCCTTCGGGACC GAGCGCTGCCCGGCCGCCCCGAtgacctcctgctgctggagcacggGGGGAATGCCTCACTGTGTGCCATGGAGCGGGGTGCCTGCACACCCCTTGCCAGCTTCACCAGCACG ggagcagggcaccctgggctgctggagcaggatctGCAGCAGGACGTGGCAggggggcagtgccagcag CTGTGGCACCCATCGAACAGCACTGGGATTGTGCTCTGGGCCTGTCCCCTGCACAAGT accTGCGTACCCACTGGGCACTGGTATGGatgggggtgctgctgggggccGCCTGtctccttctgctgctcttgaTGAAGAAGGAGGACATGAAAG gatgGCTGAAATCCCTGAGGGCTGGCTATGGCTCCAAGG GTCCACTGCAAGGTGGGCGGGCCCTGCTGGTGCATGCAGCAGAACCAGTGGCGGAGCGGGCGGCGTGTGCCTTGATGGCAGCTCTGCACTCACTGGGACTGACAGTGGTGGCAGCACCGGGGGGTGGCAGCGGGGTGGCAGCTTTGGGGccactgccctggctgcacGCCCAGCACCACAGGGCACTGCGTGACAGTGACaccatcatcctcctcctgtcCCCGGCAGCCGTGGCTGCTGCACACCAGTGGGACACtggggccagggctgtgccagagtCCGGGGCCGCTGAAAGCAGCCTTGGGCCCCGGTGCAGCCCTGACCCTGATGATGTCCCCAGTGTGGCACCCTGCGAGgtgtttgcagcagctctgtcctgtgcCATGCCAGTGCTGGCGGCGGCCAATGGGCACTACGTGGTGGCCTGGCTGGAGGCCCTGGTGCCggcagtgcccccagccct gcaggcagcccctgccttcGCACTGCCCAGCGAGATGGAGGGGTTCCTGAAGGCACTGGCAGGCCCAGCTCGGCAGAggggccaggggctggagccGTACGTGGCGGCGGTGGCCGATGCTCTGCAGCGGGCG GGCCTGGAGCGGACAGAGCATGAGGGCTTTGGTGGGGGTAACACAgcctgggaggaggagaaactGTCCAAGTACCAGCACAG TGAGACCCGtctgctggaggtgctggagggtgTTTGTGCGCCCTCAGACTTCACCTgccaccagctgctggagcGGAGTGAGGAGCACGTGGAGCAGTGGTGGTTCCATGA gcgGCAGCAGCACCCTGACTTTTTCCAGTGGCTGTGTGTGGACAGGCTGATGCTTTGCTGCCCACCCGGCACCTACGGCCCGGACTGCCGGC CCTGTGCCGGCGGGCCCCGGCAGCCCTGCAGTGGCAACGGGCAGTGCGATGGTGATGGCACACGCCGCGGCACCGGCCTCTGCGTCTGCAGCCCGGGCTATGGCGGCCCCTTCTGTGCCGAGTGCGGAGACGGCTACTATGAGGCCTCGCGGAACAAGAGCCATCTCGTGTGTGCTG AGTGCTACCAGGCATGCGGGCGCTGCACGGGGCCTGAGGACTCCAGCTGCCTTCGCTGCAAGAGGGGCTGGGTGCTGCATGAGCACCGCTGCATCG ACATAGATGAGTGTGGCACAGAGATGGCGCATTGCCGAGCCAACCAGTACTGCGTCAACACAGAGGGCTCCTACGAGTGCCGAG ACTGCTCCACGGCTTGCATCGGCTGCATGGGTGCTGGGCCAGCTCGCTGCAAGAAATGCAACAAGGGCTACTGGCGGGACGGAGCCAAGTGCCTAG ACGTGGATGAGTGTGCCAGCGCTGAGGAGCCAGTGTGCACAGGGGTGCAGGAGGTGTGTGAGAACACAGAGGGCAGCTACCGCTGTGTCTGTGCCCAAGGTCACATCCGCCGAGACGGGCAGTGCGTTGAGGACAAGCCCCCTG ATGCCCCAGAAAAGGGCTTCTTTGATGACGTGACTGATGACGAGGtggtggtgctgcagcagatgTTCTTTGGTGTGATGATCTGTGCCCTTGCCACGCTGGCTGCCAAGGGTGACATGGTCTTCACCGCCATCTTCATCGGCGCCGTGGCCGCCATGGCCGGCTACTGGCTCTCTGACCGCAGTGACCGTGTCCTCGATGGCTTCATGAAGGGCAGAtag